One window from the genome of Vicugna pacos chromosome 21, VicPac4, whole genome shotgun sequence encodes:
- the LOC102535294 gene encoding olfactory receptor 10T2-like, whose product MKRQNQSTITEFILIGFSNLGDLQILLFFIFLLVCLTTLMANTTIMTVIRLDRTLHTPMYFFLFVLSCSETCYTLVIVPSMLTNLLSTSPTISVPTCAAQLYFFVGLACTNCFLIAVMGYDRCAAICNPLNYTLIVNRATCTQLVLASSFCGFLVSAVVNVLVFSVPFCASNQINHFFCDISPVIKLGCTDTNLKEMVIFFLSILVLLVPFVLIFISYVFIVSTILKISSVEGQRKAFATCASHLTVVIVHYGCASFIYLRPTSLYSSDKDRLVAVTYTVIAPLLNPLVYTLRNKEVKTALRRVLGRYSPPKTV is encoded by the coding sequence ATGAAGAGACAGAACCAGAGCACGATCACCGAGTTCATCCTTATAGGCTTCTCAAACCTGGGGGATCTGCAGATCCttctcttctttatctttctactGGTCTGCCTGACCACACTGATGGCCAATACCACAATCATGACTGTCATTCGTCTGGATCGGACTTTGCACACCCCTATGTACTTCTTTCTCTTTGTCCTCTCCTGCTCTGAAACCTGCTACACCTTGGTCATCGTACCAAGCATGCTGACCAACCTGCTTTCCACGAGTCCGACCATTTCTGTCCCCACTTGTGCTGCCCAGCTCTATTTCTTTGTGGGCTTGGCTTGTACCAACTGTTTTCTAATTGCTGTGATGGGCTATGACCGCTGTGCTGCCATCTGCAACCCTCTCAACTACACACTCATTGTCAACCGAGCCACCTGCACACAGCTGGTTTTAGCCTCAAGCTTCTGTGGTTTCCTGGTCTCTGCGGTTGTCAACGTCCTGGTGTTTAGTGTGCCCTTCTGTGCCTCCAATCAGATCAACCACTTTTTCTGTGACATTTCCCCCGTCATAAAACTGGGGTGCACAGACACCAACTTGAAGGAGATGGTTATCTTCTTCCTCAGCATCCTGGTGTTGCTGGTTCCCTTTGTGTTGATCTTCATCTCCTATGTCTTCATTGTCTCCACCATCCTCAAGATCTCCTCAGTGGAGGGACAGCGTAAGGCCTTTGCCACCTGTGCCTCCCACCTCACAGTGGTCATTGTCCACTATGGTTGCGCTTCCTTTATCTACTTGAGGCCCACATCCCTTTACTCCTCAGACAAGGACCGGCTTGTGGCAGTGACCTATACGGTGATCGCCCCACTGCTCAACCCCCTTGTCTACACACTGAGAAATAAAGAAGTGAAGACAGCTCTGAGAAGGGTTCTCGGTAGGTACTCACCTCCCAAAACTGTGTGA